A window of the Citrus sinensis cultivar Valencia sweet orange chromosome 9, DVS_A1.0, whole genome shotgun sequence genome harbors these coding sequences:
- the LOC102619653 gene encoding ABC transporter G family member 8 — METLYSQHICSSYSFQPSSLQLSSCLMEEELPPPLPAPSPPPPPLKTYKLTGSSISYIKSNNSIIPSFIFEACSSKPPTYILKNVSLTAYPSQILAIVGPSGAGKSTLLDILSARTSPTNGTILLNSSPIKPSSFRKLSAYVPQHDACIPSLTVYETFLFSARLLVPKTSQIDTIITVLLTELRLAHLASTRLAHNLSGGERRRVSIGLSLLHDPAVLLLDEPTSGLDSRSAFNVMQTLKSISASRHRTVILSIHQPSFKILSTIDRILLLSKGSVVHHGTLASLETFLLSSGFSVPPQLNALEYTMEILSQLHDDTKPLMNTPPSGDDDDGSATSPCDNEVNHTATIYRSSRLQEVCTLYNRFWKIIYRTRQLLLTNTLEALIVGLVLGTIFINVGYDKQGIENRFGLFAFTLTFLLSSTTETLPIFINERPILLRETSSGVYRLSSYLIANTLVFLPYLLAVAIIYSVSVYFLVGLCASWQAFAYFVLVIWVIILMANSFVLFLSSLAPNYIAGTSLVTIFLGAFFLFSGYFIKKDSMPKYWLFMHFFSMYKYALDALLINEYSCLASKCLLWYQENTTCMVTGGDVLQNRGLHERQRWTNIYFLIGFFVLYRLLCFVVLIRRVSKSKK, encoded by the coding sequence ATGGAGACTTTATATTCCCAACACATCTGTTCATCTTACTCTTTCCAACCATCATCCCTTCAACTTTCCTCTTGTCTCATGGAAGAAGAATTACCACCACCATTGCCGGCACCGTCGCCTCCGCCGCCACCGCTTAAAACCTACAAGTTGACGGGTTCTTCAATCTCATACATCAAATCTAATAACAGCATTATACCATCCTTCATTTTCGAAGCTTGCTCATCAAAGCCACCGACTTACATCCTCAAGAATGTGTCTCTCACAGCCTATCCATCCCAAATCCTTGCAATTGTTGGCCCAAGCGGGGCAGGCAAATCAACCCTCCTCGACATTTTATCGGCCCGAACATCCCCCACAAATGGCACCATCCTCCTCAATTCATCCCCCATCAAGCCTTCATCATTCCGCAAGCTCTCAGCTTATGTCCCTCAGCATGATGCATGCATCCCTTCTCTCACTGTCTACGAAACTTTTCTCTTCTCAGCTCGCCTTTTGGTCCCCAAAACATCCCAAATAGACACAATTATCACGGTCCTTCTCACTGAGCTCAGGCTAGCACACTTGGCCAGCACAAGGCTCGCTCATAATCTATCAGGCGGTGAGCGTAGACGTGTCTCCATAGGCTTAAGTCTCCTTCACGACCCTGCCGTGTTGCTTCTCGACGAACCCACTTCGGGCCTCGACAGTCGCTCTGCTTTCAACGTTATGCAGACCCTCAAATCCATCTCTGCCTCGCGTCACCGCACTGTGATCTTATCCATCCATCAACCCAGCTTCAAAATCCTCTCCACCATTGATAGAATCCTTCTGCTATCAAAAGGGTCTGTTGTTCATCATGGCACACTTGCTTCACTTGAAACGTTTTTGCTCTCCAGTGGCTTCTCTGTCCCTCCTCAGCTCAATGCCCTTGAATACACAATGGAAATACTAAGCCAGCTTCATGATGATACTAAGCCTCTTATGAACACACCACCTAGTGGTGATGACGACGATGGTTCTGCAACTTCTCCTTGCGATAACGAAGTGAACCATACGGCGACAATATATAGAAGCTCAAGGCTCCAAGAAGTTTGCACTTTGTACAACAGGTTTTGGAAGATCATTTACAGAACAAGGCAGCTGCTTTTGACAAACACATTGGAAGCTCTCATTGTAGGTCTTGTTTTAGGCACTATTTTTATCAATGTTGGGTATGACAAGCAAGGAATTGAAAACAGGTTTGGTCTCTTTGCCTTCACTCTCACTTTTCTCCTCTCCTCGACAACTGAAACTCTCCCAATCTTTATCAATGAAAGGCCAATTCTATTGAGAGAGACTTCAAGTGGAGTCTATCGCCTTTCGAGTTACCTCATAGCGAATACCCTTGTGTTCTTGCCATACTTGCTTGCCGTTGCAATCATTTACTCAGTCTCAGTTTACTTCTTGGTGGGGCTTTGTGCTTCATGGCAAGCCTTTGCTTACTTTGTTTTGGTCATATGGGTCATAATCCTGATGGCTAATTCATTTGTGCTTTTCCTGAGCTCTCTTGCACCAAATTACATTGCGGGAACTTCACTCGTGACAATATTTCTTGGTGcgttttttctcttctctggCTACTTCATCAAAAAGGACAGCATGCCCAAGTATTGGCTATTCATGCACTTCTTTTCAATGTACAAGTACGCCCTCGACGCGCTTCTTATCAATGAGTATTCCTGCCTTGCGTCCAAGTGTCTACTATGGTACCAAGAGAACACAACGTGCATGGTGACTGGAGGTGATGTGTTGCAAAATAGAGGGCTACATGAGAGGCAGAGATGGACAAATATTTACTTCTTGATTGGCTTCTTTGTATTATATCGTCTGCTTTGTTTCGTTGTTTTGATCAGGAGGGTTTCAAAATCTAAGAAATAG
- the LOC102619945 gene encoding protein SRC2 homolog produces MASRYEVEVTITSAKDLKNVNWRHGPNRPYAVLWVDPNKKCSTKVDDEGDTCPYWDETLAIPLPGPVDDDTTLIIDVVHAGNEEDTKKLIGSAKLKLKDVINDVGLGERASLTLKLKRPSGRPHGKVDVKVAVRESRYAPPGAYHTPPYGVPPSGSRDYPAPPPYGYPYGRPPQDPYYATAPPPSGYPYGAYNAPPAYGQPSYGTYGAAPPGGYYGQVEEKKKSKFGGMGTGLAVGAVGGILGGLALAEGVDALEDHIADEAAEKVEDDLGYDGDDF; encoded by the coding sequence ATGGCTTCTCGTTACGAAGTGGAAGTGACGATCACCTCCGCCAAGGACCTCAAGAACGTCAACTGGCGCCACGGCCCCAACAGGCCGTACGCCGTCCTCTGGGTCGACCCAAACAAGAAATGCTCCACCAAGGTCGACGATGAGGGCGACACGTGCCCTTACTGGGACGAGACCCTCGCCATCCCCCTGCCCGGTCCCGTCGACGACGACACCACTCTCATCATCGACGTAGTCCACGCCGGCAACGAGGAGGACACCAAGAAGCTGATCGGCTCGGCTAAGCTCAAGCTGAAGGATGTCATCAACGACGTCGGATTGGGGGAACGCGCGTCGCTCACGTTGAAGCTCAAGCGACCATCCGGTAGGCCCCACGGGAAAGTCGATGTTAAGGTTGCCGTTAGAGAATCCCGATACGCTCCCCCTGGCGCGTACCACACACCTCCCTATGGAGTCCCGCCATCTGGCTCCCGCGACTACCCTGCCCCGCCGCCGTACGGTTACCCATACGGCCGGCCGCCGCAGGATCCTTACTACGCAACGGCTCCGCCGCCGAGCGGTTATCCTTACGGCGCGTACAACGCACCGCCGGCTTACGGTCAGCCAAGTTACGGCACGTACGGGGCTGCTCCACCTGGAGGGTACTACGGTCAAGttgaggagaaaaagaagagtaaGTTTGGCGGGATGGGGACGGGATTGGCTGTGGGTGCTGTAGGGGGGATACTGGGTGGACTGGCATTGGCTGAGGGCGTTGACGCGTTGGAAGACCACATTGCTGATGAAGCGGCGGAAAAGGTCGAAGATGATCTTGGTTACGACGGCGATGATTTCTAG
- the LOC102620226 gene encoding membrane-associated kinase regulator 5: METLSFLKFWRPTMKENQALNEDNDTTTAAATAMEVEAAPSLVVCSESELDEGDDSFFELELTVSDCDNKKNTNSKESQQQTVTATLSSLSPTDVLSKRKILPIEPSSSSSLKAQSPISLLKSAPKLRVAIFKKPKSMATLKTEKTGVMEKTESTRKQNKLFTIKFRVEDASNLSMFTRASSLRKTKHKESIHTDSSSSSSSSSSSKRFSKDVIQKYLKLIKPLYVRVSKKNGKTGFPEELTEASSSSPTASPAKKEKKGNIPAGFKHLSKSKSVSAAAVMSPARRDDSLLLQHDGIQSAILHCKNSFNSRDSSSLSRSTSCSSQETFSSLFSRDSSLFSRFSSDSSSSEFISARKSNEERI; this comes from the exons ATGGAAACTCTCAGCTTTCTCAAGTTTTGGAGACCCACCATGAAAGAAAATCAAGCCCTTAATGAAGATAATGACACCACCACCGCCGCCGCCACCGCCATGGAAGTTGAAGCTGCTCCCAGTCTTGTGGTTTGTTCGGAGAGCGAGTTGGATGAAGGGGATGACTCATTCTTTGAGTTGGAGCTCACTGTTTCTGATTGCGACAACAAAAAGAACACCAACAGCAAAGAGAGCCAACAACAGACAGTGACCGCGACGCTTTCCTCTTTGTCTCCCACCGATGTCTTGTCCAAAAGAAAGATCTTGCCAATCGAGCCCAGCTCAAGCTCAAGTTTAAAAGCCCAGTCTCCAATCTCCCTGCTTAAATCTGCTCCAAAGCTTCGGGTGGCTATATTCAAGAAACCCAAATCTATGGCAACACTCAAAACAGAGAAAACGGGGGTAATGGAGAAAACAGAGTCAACAAGAAAACAGAACAAGCTCTTCACAATCAAGTTCAGAGTTGAAGATGCTTCAAATCTTTCAATGTTCACTAGAGCTTCAAGTctgagaaaaacaaaacacaaagaaaGCATCCATACTGACTcatcctcctcctcctcatcatcatcatcatcaaagagATTTTCAAAGGATGTGATACAGAAATACTTGAAGCTGATCAAGCCATTGTATGTCAGAGTTTCCAAGAAGAATGGCAAGACGGGGTTTCCTGAGGAGCTAACGGAGgcttcttcctcttctccgACAGCATCTCCGGcgaagaaagagaagaaagggaATATTCCGGCGGGGTTTAAGCATCTGAGCAAGAGCAAATCGGTTTCGGCTGCTGCAGTTATGTCGCCGGCTAGAAGAGATGATTCGTTGCTTCTTCAGCATGATGGGATTCAAAGCGCCATTCTTCATTGCAAAAACTCTTTCAACTCTAGAG ATTCTTCTTCATTATCAAGATCTACAAGTTGTTCTTCGCAAGAGACTTTCAGCAGTTTGTTTTCTAGAG ATTCATCTCTGTTTTCAAGATTCAGCAGCGATTCATCATCTTCAGAGTTCATATCAGCTAGAAAATCCAATGAAGAAAGAATTTAA